In Pyxicephalus adspersus chromosome 12, UCB_Pads_2.0, whole genome shotgun sequence, a genomic segment contains:
- the LOC140342482 gene encoding Fc receptor-like protein 3, with the protein METAGSSSRPLLTFNPNWDKIFTTESLTMTCNVRSPTSSDLSYIWYKDGTKIHTGQNFVIISAGTDDSGNYQCESTNTGRSDPLKLDVSDAWVILQAPLSVHESDDVTLRCHQYPNYSSRRTKYYKDKSAITNWQYSPELHIGNINQEISHKYECTKEIFNIAWNRHSGEAFIPITELFTPPEIKVTPFPVTEGDNVTVTCHTNVSPYRPDTELQFVFYRDGQIIQRFSSSDQYGVQSAQLEDSGTYYCEVRTISGKIVKRSKELNVKINEPFTEPEIIMISNAIQEGDNQTLTCQTKLSPFIPSTDLQFAFYRDGWNVQKYSLSHQYRVQSAKFEDSGNYLCHVRSSTKSITKRSNTLYIEIQGEPNIV; encoded by the exons GATCTTCATCAAGACCTTTGCTGACCTTCAACCCAAACTGGGACAAGATCTTCACAACGGAGTCTCTGACAATGACTTGTAATGTAAGATCACCGACTTCATCAGATCTGAGTTACATCTGGTacaaggatggtactaagatacATACAGGACAAAACTTTGTAATCATATCTGCAGGAACAGATGACAGCGGGAATTACCAATGTGAAAGCACCAATACTGGCAGAAGTGATCCTCTAAAACTTGATGTCAGTGATG cctgggtgatcctgcaagcTCCTCTTTCTGTTCATGAAAGTGATGATGTCACTCTGAGATGTCACCAATATCCCAATTATTCCTCAAGACGgacaaaatattacaaagataAATCTGCCATTACAAATTGGCAATATTCTCCTGAGTtacatattggaaatataaacCAGGAAATATCTCATAAATATGAATGTACAAAGGAGATCTTTAACATTGCATGGAATAGACATAGCGGAGAAGCTTTTATACCTATTACAG AACTGTTCACACCCCCTGAAATAAAAGTGACCCCATTTCCGGTAACAGAAGGAGATAATGTGACTGTGACATGTCATACAAATGTCTCTCCATACAGACCAGACACAGAACTGCAGTTTGTATTCTACAGAGACGGTCAGATTATTCAAAGATTCAGTTCATCTGATCAATATGGAGTCCAGTCCGCTCAGCTGGAGGATTCTGGGACATATTACTGTGAAGTGAGAACAATAAGTGGAAAAATAGTAAAGAGGAGTAAAgagttaaatgttaaaataaatg AGCCCTTCACTGAGCCAGAAATAATAATGATCTCAAATGCAATCCAAGAAGGGGACAATCAGACCCTGACCTGCCAAACAAAACTTAGTCCATTCATTCCATCTACAGATCTGCAATTTGCTTTCTATAGAGATGGGTGGAATGTTCAGAAATATAGTTTATCACATCAATACAGGGTCCAGTCTGCTAAGTTTGAGGATTCTGGGAATTATTTGTGTCATGTGAGATCATCAACTAAAAGCATAACAAAAAGAAGTAACACATTATACATCGAGATACAAGGTGAGCCGAACATTGTC